A window of the Methanoculleus horonobensis genome harbors these coding sequences:
- a CDS encoding precorrin-2 dehydrogenase/sirohydrochlorin ferrochelatase family protein, with product MLDLTGRRVLIFGGGDVGARKAAFFEHEAVVTVISRSFSPDLDGLAVRRQKADLSALSDEALRGFLSGAFLAVAATPDPDLNDRIGRLCAEAGVLFNNAAGVPGNAIIPSVVRGSRFLVAISTRGKSPAVSRYLRTRLEADYADLDTMIELQEEIRSMLRETEPVQAERSRILWEILRDDEIRTALATDYGRARALAIERYLHA from the coding sequence ATGCTTGACCTGACGGGCCGGAGGGTGCTCATATTCGGCGGGGGCGACGTCGGTGCCCGGAAGGCTGCATTCTTTGAGCATGAGGCGGTGGTGACCGTGATCAGCCGTTCGTTCTCGCCGGACCTCGACGGTCTTGCGGTCCGGCGGCAGAAGGCCGATCTCTCGGCTCTTTCGGATGAGGCGCTCCGGGGCTTTCTTTCGGGTGCGTTCCTCGCGGTAGCTGCGACGCCGGATCCGGATCTCAACGACCGTATAGGGAGGCTGTGCGCCGAGGCCGGCGTCCTCTTCAACAACGCCGCAGGCGTTCCCGGCAATGCCATCATCCCTTCGGTCGTCCGGGGCAGCCGTTTTCTCGTCGCGATCAGCACCCGCGGAAAGAGTCCCGCCGTATCGCGGTACCTCCGCACGAGGCTCGAAGCGGATTACGCAGACCTCGATACGATGATCGAACTGCAGGAGGAGATCCGCTCGATGCTCCGGGAGACCGAACCGGTGCAGGCAGAGCGGTCCCGCATCCTCTGGGAGATCCTCCGAGACGACGAGATCCGGACAGCGCTCGCCACCGACTACGGCCGGGCACGCGCACTGGCGATCGAGAGGTACCTCCATGCCTGA
- the hemA gene encoding glutamyl-tRNA reductase, which yields MPEPFTIPLALAGISHHTADIATLETFRFPDEAAFLREARERFRGALLLQTCNRIEVLVQGDARSLEGFLQEKGRHGFTVIEGEAVPRHLLELAAGIDSLIVGEDQILGQLKQALAAAEEAGACCSAIGLCIKKAVHAGVRVRRQTQINRGAVSVGSAAVTLAENLLGTLRDRHILVVGSGEMGVLVAQALAARDLTAIYVANRTYERAVMLADKIGGRAVNFKDLYRYIALSDVVISCTAAPHPVIRTEDIRAVMEERLWPLDTHPRHLILIDIAQPRDVEEGVRSIEGVHLFTIDDLRTVNDAAMESRRSEADRARGIIDEEADHFVRLLRRAAADETLALLYTWAESIRARERDRALARLGERDDRTAEVIDDLTHALTNKILSDVTTAIRACAECGDITTAEALMRAITRGEPCFQNEE from the coding sequence ATGCCTGAACCGTTCACCATCCCCCTCGCGCTCGCGGGGATCAGCCACCATACTGCCGACATCGCCACGCTCGAGACGTTCCGGTTTCCCGACGAAGCGGCGTTTCTCCGCGAGGCGCGGGAACGGTTTCGTGGCGCGCTCCTGCTCCAGACCTGCAACCGCATCGAGGTTCTGGTGCAGGGCGACGCACGGAGCCTCGAAGGGTTCCTGCAGGAGAAAGGCAGGCACGGCTTTACGGTCATCGAGGGCGAGGCCGTGCCCCGCCATCTCCTGGAACTGGCCGCAGGGATCGACTCGCTGATCGTCGGGGAAGACCAGATCCTCGGGCAGCTCAAGCAGGCGCTCGCGGCTGCGGAGGAGGCGGGAGCCTGCTGCAGCGCCATCGGCCTCTGCATCAAGAAGGCAGTGCACGCGGGAGTCCGTGTCCGGCGCCAGACGCAGATCAACCGGGGAGCGGTCTCGGTCGGCTCCGCGGCCGTGACGCTCGCGGAGAACCTCCTCGGCACCCTGCGCGACCGGCACATCCTGGTCGTCGGGAGCGGGGAGATGGGCGTTCTGGTGGCGCAGGCGCTCGCCGCCAGGGATCTCACGGCAATCTACGTCGCCAACAGGACTTACGAGCGCGCGGTGATGCTTGCGGATAAGATCGGGGGCCGCGCGGTCAACTTCAAGGACCTCTACCGCTACATCGCGCTCTCCGACGTCGTCATCTCCTGCACCGCCGCACCGCACCCGGTCATCCGAACGGAGGATATCCGGGCGGTGATGGAGGAGCGGCTCTGGCCGCTCGATACCCACCCCCGCCACCTGATCCTCATCGACATCGCCCAGCCCCGCGATGTCGAGGAAGGGGTGCGGTCGATCGAGGGCGTGCACCTCTTCACCATCGACGACCTGAGAACCGTCAACGACGCAGCCATGGAGTCGCGGAGGAGCGAGGCGGATCGCGCACGGGGGATCATCGACGAGGAGGCCGACCACTTCGTCCGGCTCCTCCGTCGGGCGGCGGCCGACGAGACGCTCGCCCTCCTCTACACCTGGGCGGAGTCGATCCGGGCGCGTGAACGCGACAGGGCGCTCGCACGCCTGGGGGAGAGGGACGACCGCACGGCGGAGGTCATTGACGACCTGACGCATGCGCTCACCAATAAAATCCTCTCGGATGTGACGACGGCAATCCGTGCGTGTGCGGAGTGCGGCGATATAACAACGGCAGAAGCCCTGATGAGGGCGATTACCCGGGGAGAACCATGTTTCCAGAACGAAGAATGA